The Verrucomicrobium spinosum DSM 4136 = JCM 18804 genome includes a region encoding these proteins:
- a CDS encoding endonuclease domain-containing protein, with protein MVSALHGGVREAHQQWIVSWRRVGRPVVCIDSFEEGRVAAQWVGCLLDLPYLLPLCIAFVAQLKGDDLEQMASALADKTEMELGLFLDRVTAGKLDEIERQVCKTILRHGVGPQKSEHLLSEVLRLTGDLETCVKIFGRLMPSEKLPAVLLLPQSGRTEVAAADVQALCRFAEVVPHLPVAVTLGEMQVAALAACEIATRWEVLLREGLVAVASAAGQRGSSCTAAEGATWRENGLRRALEFVAREGGELSSSELAQLQILAKQAVAEPEKGESAREGDEARSAAESFLFEVLERLPKTRGKFRLNQRLAVTFGNQRAEVDLLAVDAGLAIEIDGYHHFADADAYRRDRRKDVLLQKHDFFVLRFLAADVVTRLEDILDAIVSVIRYRSPREPHES; from the coding sequence ATGGTTTCAGCGCTTCATGGAGGGGTGCGGGAGGCACATCAGCAGTGGATTGTTTCATGGCGGCGTGTCGGGCGGCCGGTGGTCTGCATCGATTCTTTTGAGGAAGGCCGGGTGGCCGCCCAGTGGGTGGGTTGCCTGCTGGACCTGCCTTATCTTCTGCCGTTGTGCATAGCCTTCGTGGCCCAACTGAAGGGAGACGACCTGGAGCAGATGGCGTCCGCTCTAGCGGATAAGACGGAAATGGAGTTGGGGCTGTTTCTGGACCGGGTGACCGCAGGGAAACTGGACGAAATCGAACGGCAGGTTTGCAAAACCATCCTTCGCCATGGTGTGGGTCCCCAGAAGTCAGAGCATCTCCTGAGTGAAGTGTTGCGCTTGACCGGGGACCTGGAGACCTGCGTCAAGATCTTCGGCCGCCTCATGCCTTCTGAAAAGTTGCCCGCCGTGCTCCTGCTGCCGCAGAGTGGAAGAACGGAGGTGGCGGCGGCGGATGTGCAGGCATTGTGCCGGTTTGCGGAAGTCGTGCCGCATCTTCCGGTCGCTGTGACGCTGGGCGAAATGCAGGTGGCTGCGCTGGCTGCTTGTGAGATTGCTACCCGCTGGGAAGTTCTTTTGCGTGAGGGACTGGTGGCGGTGGCGAGTGCAGCCGGCCAACGAGGGTCGAGTTGCACCGCTGCAGAGGGCGCCACATGGAGAGAGAATGGACTTAGACGGGCGTTGGAATTCGTCGCTCGCGAGGGCGGTGAACTGTCGTCGTCAGAGCTTGCCCAACTGCAAATACTGGCGAAGCAAGCTGTGGCGGAACCTGAGAAGGGGGAATCAGCGAGGGAGGGGGACGAGGCTCGCAGCGCCGCCGAGTCCTTTCTCTTTGAGGTGCTGGAACGATTACCCAAAACCCGGGGCAAGTTCCGCCTGAATCAGCGGCTGGCGGTGACTTTCGGGAACCAACGGGCCGAAGTGGATTTGCTGGCAGTGGATGCTGGGCTGGCCATAGAGATCGACGGGTACCATCATTTTGCCGATGCGGATGCCTATCGGCGCGACAGGCGAAAGGATGTGCTGCTGCAAAAACACGACTTTTTTGTGCTTCGCTTTCTGGCTGCGGATGTGGTGACACGTCTGGAAGATATTTTAGATGCAATTGTTAGTGTAATTCGCTATAGGAGCCCGCGTGAACCCCATGAATCCTGA
- a CDS encoding ATP-binding protein: MNVTDPRLTAFCSNSHPELFHAIVHRHEIFRHDIMDVPEVHEEARAAFARVMNSVGAGLHYGKILLLLGEAGSGKTHLMRAFRSEVTRKASGYFTYMQMTSSEANYEQYVLTNIIDSLNQPYDDDISEQTALRRLSNSLVEDRDLFEPGALQFLREGELNLPWVFEYSDYLIARLKVQNIHPDLLRVLLLLQRDEPELKNLILQYLRCRPLSDYDLRKLGGIAPLHGDGGPREVIRSLAALAWALEQSTFVVCLDQLEGMYELNLPVQTRFLSAMRIVCELTDAVPSMVVVVSCLEDFYSHLKPSLTNSLLDRIETSPEPVRLAGRRSAAEVEKIITRRLEHLFDDSDADIVASEPLYPFAGNLPEKLQGFRARKVLDLCREARARSQQDGQRPVVANTDAGDIGGATGKVSPVISEGLVLEQLWNDHYTSYSEPLPQHEAEMTGLLASALTHAANELPGKGWLVKASAGGDQVATQLENSGRVISRTLVTLCNQKAQGGALGNAVVAARERAINQDRRCVIVRTTSFPESPRTVIAKKLGELIAEGGARTIVEDSDWRAMAAMQTFVARHGSRQGFAEWLLSETPLTKLRPVSMILNLHNLPAAPAVPAVLSGSTGRVDAEPDKTTPTEPAPASLVIQPAGRSWLGMTKELSPSPVTIDNAELTRHTAFLGGSGSGKTTLALNLIESLLLSGVPAVLIDRKGDLCSYASETAWQQPLPSPEAEARRAKLRESIEVSLYTPGRDDGRPLCLPMIPDGLADMKPADRDIAAKHTAGALAGMMGYKANGNDAAKTVVLQKALSVLAQVHPDMSLDKLLGIVHDEDATLINAIGYLDTKHFKKLVQDLETLRLGNADLVEARGEKLSAESLFHSPHGKTRLTIISTKFFDSSVKLLFWISQFLQEMNRYASKQPSDKLQAVLLFDEADLYLPATSKPSTKEPMENALKRFRSAGLGMFLATQSPGDFDYKAKDNIRNWFVGRVKEPTALAKMKPMLSEARIDVASKLPGQGPGQFYVIRDGAVTSLQAARSLVSPSQLSDEEILALARAQRPVS; the protein is encoded by the coding sequence ATGAACGTCACCGACCCGCGACTCACGGCATTCTGCTCCAACAGCCACCCGGAACTGTTTCACGCTATCGTGCATCGGCATGAGATTTTCCGGCACGACATCATGGACGTACCGGAAGTGCATGAGGAGGCGAGGGCGGCCTTCGCCCGCGTGATGAACAGCGTTGGGGCAGGGCTCCATTACGGGAAAATTCTTCTGCTGTTGGGGGAAGCGGGATCGGGCAAAACCCATCTGATGCGCGCCTTCCGCAGTGAAGTCACCCGGAAGGCCAGCGGGTACTTCACCTACATGCAGATGACCTCCAGTGAGGCCAACTACGAGCAGTATGTGCTGACCAACATCATTGACTCCTTAAACCAGCCCTATGACGACGACATCTCAGAACAGACAGCCCTGCGACGTTTGTCAAACTCGCTCGTGGAAGACAGGGATCTCTTTGAGCCTGGTGCGCTTCAGTTTCTCCGGGAAGGGGAGCTGAACCTGCCGTGGGTGTTTGAGTATTCCGACTATCTGATAGCCAGGCTCAAGGTGCAGAACATTCATCCCGATCTGCTCAGGGTTCTGCTCCTGCTTCAGCGAGATGAGCCCGAATTGAAGAATCTTATTCTACAGTATCTCCGCTGCCGGCCCCTCTCAGACTATGATCTGCGAAAGCTGGGAGGCATTGCGCCTCTGCACGGCGATGGAGGCCCCCGGGAGGTCATCAGGTCTTTGGCCGCACTGGCTTGGGCCCTGGAGCAAAGCACGTTTGTGGTCTGTCTGGACCAGTTGGAGGGCATGTATGAGCTCAACCTGCCCGTCCAGACGAGGTTCCTCTCCGCCATGCGCATCGTATGCGAGCTCACTGATGCTGTGCCGTCCATGGTTGTCGTAGTCTCCTGTCTTGAAGATTTCTACTCCCACCTCAAGCCGTCCCTAACGAATTCACTGCTTGATCGCATTGAAACAAGCCCTGAGCCCGTAAGGCTGGCAGGCAGGCGCTCCGCCGCAGAAGTCGAGAAGATCATTACCCGACGTCTGGAGCATCTCTTTGACGACTCAGATGCGGACATCGTGGCGAGCGAGCCGCTCTATCCCTTCGCGGGCAACTTGCCAGAAAAGCTTCAGGGATTTCGCGCTCGCAAGGTGCTGGACCTTTGTCGGGAGGCGCGCGCGAGAAGCCAGCAGGATGGTCAACGGCCGGTGGTGGCGAACACGGATGCCGGAGACATCGGAGGGGCGACTGGAAAGGTGTCCCCCGTCATATCTGAAGGACTCGTTCTTGAGCAATTGTGGAATGATCACTACACGTCCTATTCCGAGCCGCTCCCTCAGCACGAGGCGGAGATGACAGGGTTGCTGGCGTCGGCACTCACCCACGCCGCCAATGAACTGCCTGGGAAGGGCTGGTTGGTCAAAGCGTCCGCGGGTGGGGACCAGGTCGCGACGCAACTGGAAAACAGCGGTCGTGTGATTTCCCGGACGCTGGTGACCCTCTGCAATCAAAAAGCGCAAGGTGGCGCATTGGGGAATGCTGTAGTTGCTGCAAGAGAGCGAGCCATAAATCAAGATCGGCGTTGTGTCATCGTTCGCACCACGTCATTTCCAGAGAGTCCTCGTACAGTCATTGCCAAGAAACTGGGTGAACTCATTGCTGAAGGTGGAGCTCGCACGATCGTTGAAGATTCTGACTGGCGTGCCATGGCGGCCATGCAGACCTTTGTGGCCAGACATGGCTCCCGCCAGGGATTTGCAGAATGGCTCCTTAGTGAAACGCCACTGACGAAACTCCGGCCGGTCAGCATGATTCTGAACCTCCACAACCTCCCGGCGGCACCTGCGGTCCCGGCTGTCCTGTCTGGAAGCACTGGCCGGGTGGATGCTGAGCCGGATAAAACTACACCTACTGAGCCAGCTCCCGCTAGTCTGGTGATCCAGCCCGCAGGCCGTTCGTGGCTCGGCATGACCAAGGAGCTGTCCCCGTCGCCGGTCACGATTGACAACGCGGAGCTCACCCGTCATACCGCCTTTCTCGGTGGATCGGGGAGTGGCAAGACGACGCTGGCGCTCAACCTCATCGAGAGCCTGCTGCTCTCTGGTGTGCCCGCTGTGCTCATCGACCGCAAGGGAGACCTGTGCAGCTACGCCAGCGAGACTGCCTGGCAACAACCCTTGCCCTCGCCAGAAGCAGAGGCGCGCCGCGCGAAATTGCGCGAGTCGATCGAGGTATCCCTCTATACTCCGGGCCGCGATGACGGACGCCCTCTATGCCTGCCCATGATTCCAGACGGGCTGGCCGACATGAAGCCTGCAGACCGAGACATCGCGGCCAAACATACCGCTGGTGCCCTCGCCGGGATGATGGGCTACAAAGCGAATGGCAATGACGCCGCCAAGACAGTCGTGCTCCAAAAGGCGCTCAGTGTGCTGGCACAGGTGCACCCAGACATGAGTCTGGACAAGCTCCTGGGCATCGTCCATGACGAGGATGCCACGCTGATCAACGCCATCGGATACCTTGACACCAAACACTTCAAAAAGCTGGTGCAGGATCTGGAGACGCTTCGCCTGGGCAATGCCGACCTCGTGGAAGCGCGCGGGGAGAAACTGAGCGCGGAATCGCTCTTTCACTCGCCGCACGGAAAAACGCGGCTGACGATCATCAGCACCAAGTTCTTCGACTCCTCTGTTAAGCTCCTGTTTTGGATTTCGCAGTTTTTGCAGGAGATGAACCGCTACGCGAGCAAGCAGCCTTCAGACAAACTCCAGGCCGTCCTGCTCTTTGATGAGGCTGATCTCTACCTGCCTGCCACGAGCAAGCCCTCCACCAAGGAGCCTATGGAAAACGCCCTGAAGCGCTTTCGTTCCGCAGGGTTGGGGATGTTCCTCGCCACCCAGAGCCCCGGTGATTTCGATTACAAAGCCAAGGACAACATCCGCAACTGGTTTGTAGGGCGTGTGAAAGAGCCCACCGCTCTGGCCAAAATGAAACCCATGCTGAGCGAAGCGCGCATCGATGTGGCCTCGAAATTGCCCGGACAAGGGCCGGGGCAGTTCTACGTCATCCGCGATGGCGCAGTGACCAGCCTGCAAGCGGCACGCTCCCTTGTCAGCCCTTCCCAACTGTCAGACGAGGAAATACTGGCGCTTGCGAGAGCACAGCGCCCCGTATCGTGA
- a CDS encoding DUF7003 family protein: MTWTADSILGVWDACCRKFSFPSLGNGHLHLAASRLFLYRSEDDWAMTIEVFGFSPRAGEPEVQVYSSGSNLVNRPGREDFYNDHAWHQHLLNHPHDETRFVFPMESGSWQDGELVASGAREVVVRGNYINLPSRNEYQEAGVEPEDPDRIQVYELCRYLAATRRDLVLCTPEELVVNLPPGLNLVLKLDEWHHPYLSSGETASSTGTFRQVAEVLATGNLSAYHPRESPNTHWKNR; this comes from the coding sequence ATGACTTGGACTGCTGATTCGATCTTGGGAGTCTGGGACGCCTGCTGCCGGAAATTCAGTTTTCCGAGCCTGGGCAATGGGCATTTGCATCTGGCTGCGAGCAGGTTGTTTCTCTATCGCTCAGAGGATGACTGGGCCATGACCATTGAGGTGTTTGGGTTCTCCCCCCGTGCTGGTGAGCCGGAAGTGCAGGTGTATTCCTCTGGCAGCAACCTGGTCAATCGACCGGGCCGGGAGGACTTCTATAATGACCATGCGTGGCATCAGCATCTCCTGAACCATCCTCATGACGAGACGCGTTTTGTCTTTCCTATGGAAAGCGGCAGCTGGCAGGACGGCGAACTCGTGGCGTCTGGGGCCCGGGAGGTGGTGGTTCGTGGCAATTACATCAACCTGCCCTCACGAAACGAGTACCAGGAAGCAGGGGTTGAGCCGGAAGATCCAGATCGCATTCAAGTGTATGAACTGTGCCGGTATCTGGCGGCTACCCGCCGTGACCTGGTGCTCTGCACGCCGGAGGAACTGGTGGTGAACCTTCCACCTGGATTGAATCTGGTGCTTAAGCTGGATGAATGGCATCATCCGTATCTCTCCAGTGGAGAGACCGCAAGCTCCACTGGGACCTTCCGTCAAGTGGCAGAAGTGCTCGCAACAGGGAATCTGTCAGCCTATCATCCCAGGGAGTCGCCCAATACCCATTGGAAAAACAGGTGA
- a CDS encoding FAD-dependent oxidoreductase, whose protein sequence is MKSESAAPFSRRHFLHAALGSAAVPALSAADARVPLENGEAPPAGKFSIPAEAVPLADDADVIVCGAGPAGVAAAIAAARSGAKVRLFEWRGCLGGVWTAGLLGYLLDFDKPGLAKELKVKLDERGGKTGGGEKAFCYDPEALKLLLEDLCVEAGVQFQYHTRVAAAFKEGRRLTTIVTDSKSGREAWRAPVFIDTTGDGDLGALAGCAFELGEAKDCPCQPMSLNALLVVKDVEALREFVRFGKALPDENTNDEKKNRIRAEIEKFGHFPSYSKPTLWHVRGNLLFAMMNHEYGVKPFDAAGITTATVRARAEMTKMVNGLRGLGGPWEGLQLVATAEQIGVRDGRRISGRFTVQKDDLIQGIRHEDGVARVTFGVDIHATSADHNKTAAIHATGIKVKPYDIPLRALIARDVDGLMMAGRCISGDFISHASYRVTGNAVAMGEAAGVTGAIAAKSQRLPHEVNWKESEEKLRQLGLRA, encoded by the coding sequence ATGAAATCTGAATCTGCTGCTCCTTTCTCCCGCCGTCACTTTCTCCACGCGGCTCTCGGCAGTGCCGCTGTGCCGGCTTTGTCTGCCGCAGATGCAAGAGTGCCGCTGGAAAATGGTGAGGCCCCACCGGCTGGCAAGTTTTCCATTCCGGCTGAAGCGGTGCCGCTGGCGGATGACGCGGATGTGATTGTGTGTGGCGCGGGTCCCGCCGGCGTGGCGGCCGCCATTGCGGCGGCCAGATCTGGGGCAAAGGTGCGCTTGTTTGAGTGGCGTGGCTGCCTGGGCGGGGTGTGGACTGCGGGTCTGCTGGGCTATCTGCTCGATTTTGACAAACCCGGTTTGGCCAAAGAGTTGAAGGTGAAGCTGGATGAGCGAGGAGGCAAGACAGGAGGCGGTGAGAAGGCTTTCTGTTATGATCCGGAAGCCTTGAAGCTGCTGCTGGAAGATTTGTGCGTGGAGGCGGGGGTGCAGTTCCAATATCACACCCGGGTCGCGGCGGCCTTCAAGGAGGGCCGCCGCCTGACCACGATTGTCACCGACTCGAAGTCGGGTCGGGAAGCCTGGCGGGCGCCAGTCTTTATCGACACCACGGGCGATGGCGACCTAGGGGCGCTGGCGGGCTGTGCCTTTGAACTGGGGGAGGCGAAGGATTGCCCCTGTCAACCCATGTCGCTCAATGCCTTGCTCGTGGTAAAGGATGTGGAGGCACTTCGCGAGTTCGTTCGCTTCGGCAAGGCCTTGCCTGATGAGAATACCAATGACGAGAAGAAGAATCGCATTCGGGCTGAAATCGAGAAATTTGGTCACTTCCCATCCTACAGCAAACCGACCCTCTGGCATGTGCGGGGCAACTTGCTTTTCGCCATGATGAACCACGAGTATGGGGTGAAGCCATTTGATGCAGCGGGCATCACCACTGCCACGGTGCGGGCTCGCGCTGAGATGACAAAGATGGTGAATGGCCTGCGGGGTCTGGGTGGTCCTTGGGAAGGTCTGCAACTTGTGGCTACCGCAGAACAGATCGGCGTTAGGGACGGGCGACGCATCTCTGGAAGATTCACGGTGCAAAAGGACGACCTCATTCAAGGTATCCGTCACGAGGACGGTGTTGCCCGGGTCACGTTCGGTGTGGACATTCATGCCACCAGTGCGGATCACAACAAGACAGCAGCCATTCATGCCACGGGCATCAAGGTGAAGCCGTACGACATTCCTCTGCGCGCCTTGATCGCCCGGGATGTGGATGGCCTCATGATGGCTGGCAGGTGCATCAGCGGCGATTTCATCTCCCACGCCAGCTACCGGGTGACCGGTAATGCCGTGGCCATGGGTGAGGCCGCCGGAGTGACCGGAGCCATCGCTGCGAAGTCCCAGCGCCTGCCGCACGAGGTGAACTGGAAGGAGAGCGAGGAAAAACTCCGCCAGCTCGGCTTACGAGCCTGA